The Terriglobales bacterium genome window below encodes:
- a CDS encoding bifunctional nuclease family protein → MEVEMKIRGLMMDPVTNMPIVILKDVGGDSVLPIWVGIYEANAIALEIEKVTTPRPMTHDLLKNMLIGLDASVRKVVVNELRDDTFFAIIWVERDGQIVSIDSRPSDALALALRVDCPIFVEDEVLKTSKMASAVSDRVSQEELRKWLENLGDEDLGRYKM, encoded by the coding sequence ATGGAAGTCGAGATGAAAATTCGGGGCTTGATGATGGACCCAGTGACCAACATGCCCATCGTGATTCTCAAGGACGTCGGCGGCGATTCCGTGCTCCCCATCTGGGTCGGCATCTACGAGGCAAATGCCATCGCCCTGGAAATCGAGAAGGTCACCACGCCGCGTCCCATGACCCACGACCTGCTCAAGAACATGCTCATCGGCCTCGACGCCAGTGTTCGCAAAGTGGTGGTCAACGAACTGCGTGACGACACTTTCTTCGCCATCATCTGGGTCGAACGCGACGGCCAGATTGTCAGCATCGATTCGCGTCCCTCCGACGCCCTCGCGCTCGCGCTGCGCGTGGATTGCCCGATCTTCGTCGAAGACGAGGTGCTGAAAACCTCCAAGATGGCCAGCGCCGTCTCCGATCGCGTCTCCCAGGAAGAACTCCGCAAATGGCTGGAGAACCTCGGCGACGAGGACCTCGGGCGCTACAAGATGTAG